The proteins below are encoded in one region of Methanosarcina barkeri 3:
- a CDS encoding winged helix-turn-helix domain-containing protein has translation MEISNENSEIYYREELHSIKEEVTSLRNEFSRFLQRANQQHIEGMIEEMRKSFMKPMVDYLCEDASDRMNTCMTADCGMRDFCEKAFREFLQETAGLVGRGRIETETIKLYQDKLAELKKEAKTSNCSRCFSEATNVFEKQVKLMRSLQIYEEEDEEDKKIDISELEPEKLVTEVCEPIANRQRLIMLKALSGESKTFSELSKLTGLRGGNLLFHLQKLLETGMVLQRNERGDYIITRKGYSTLQGLSRIYSEIEKE, from the coding sequence ATGGAGATAAGTAACGAAAATTCCGAGATTTACTACCGAGAGGAGCTCCACTCTATCAAGGAAGAAGTAACATCCCTCCGGAATGAGTTCTCACGGTTTTTGCAGAGAGCAAATCAGCAACATATTGAAGGGATGATTGAGGAGATGAGAAAAAGTTTCATGAAGCCCATGGTAGACTATTTATGTGAGGACGCAAGCGATAGAATGAATACGTGTATGACAGCAGACTGCGGGATGCGGGATTTTTGTGAAAAGGCTTTTCGAGAGTTTCTGCAAGAAACCGCAGGGCTTGTTGGAAGAGGCAGGATCGAAACTGAAACAATAAAACTTTACCAGGACAAGCTGGCAGAATTAAAAAAGGAAGCAAAAACCTCAAACTGCAGCAGATGTTTTTCGGAAGCTACGAACGTTTTTGAAAAGCAGGTCAAACTTATGCGTTCGCTCCAGATTTATGAAGAAGAGGACGAAGAGGACAAGAAAATAGATATTAGCGAACTCGAGCCTGAAAAACTGGTCACTGAAGTTTGCGAGCCGATAGCAAACCGACAGCGTCTCATTATGCTCAAAGCGCTTTCAGGAGAAAGCAAAACGTTTTCCGAACTTTCTAAACTTACAGGCCTGCGTGGCGGAAACCTGCTCTTTCACCTCCAAAAACTGCTTGAAACAGGAATGGTTTTACAGCGAAACGAACGGGGAGATTATATCATTACCAGGAAAGGCTACTCCACTCTGCAGGGACTTTCCAGAATCTATTCTGAAATTGAGAAGGAATAA
- a CDS encoding ferredoxin gives MADSSDKVVENIPGPYYCDYSCIACHLCVDTAPENFKMNDDDSNAYVYKQPEDDEEKELCEEALETCPVNAIGNDG, from the coding sequence ATAGCCGATAGCTCAGATAAAGTTGTTGAAAATATTCCAGGACCTTATTATTGTGACTACAGCTGTATAGCCTGTCATCTCTGTGTAGATACTGCGCCTGAGAATTTTAAGATGAACGATGATGATTCCAATGCTTATGTATATAAGCAGCCTGAAGATGACGAAGAAAAAGAACTTTGCGAAGAAGCGTTAGAAACCTGTCCGGTTAACGCAATAGGAAACGACGGCTAA
- a CDS encoding NAD(P)/FAD-dependent oxidoreductase translates to MKKYDVVVVGAGISGLLVALTLSKHGKKVLVLEKRQHIGGNCNSYMVEGYQVDTGVHAITHLIEGPLKRLMDNYFDYLPIFEDYGYYYIRTENTFVKVPSNLKDFVTFDVLPRKDRVLLSQTLTKAFTLSSFGIDLSDRAVYDFLPKSLSKDTYDFVDTMSISLSGKPMKETSAQRILYGSNFVRDSITQEQFDVMIGKMEPKKSQSTESILASILPYHLHASLQARMTRVTQPFASLERLATNDVNDSQGYPRKGLKALLNAILYSLPETVEIKTECEVKSVLVQDGKVSGVEADEIYNSELVVYTGFATELPMLIRDLPTEYIKDLKGIVHSKSLTIWLGLEKEFPNFNYTGSEIWFKDFAYWATPISNYDPSLAPKNKQLIGFSFVIDENKSEEEETKKAYDTIFHAHPNIEKYIDMQHEQIMVPEKAAVAINGKFADIRTPVRNLYVVGTDTDKRSMGITRASYSIIELLKILNEDENLH, encoded by the coding sequence ATGAAAAAGTATGACGTAGTTGTTGTCGGGGCGGGCATAAGCGGGCTTTTAGTAGCTCTAACACTTTCCAAACACGGAAAAAAGGTCCTTGTTCTTGAGAAAAGGCAGCATATTGGAGGAAATTGCAATAGCTACATGGTAGAGGGCTATCAGGTAGATACAGGAGTACATGCGATAACCCATCTGATTGAAGGACCCCTGAAGAGATTGATGGACAATTATTTTGATTATCTACCTATATTTGAAGACTACGGGTACTACTATATTCGAACTGAAAATACTTTTGTCAAAGTTCCTTCCAATCTCAAAGATTTCGTTACTTTTGATGTGCTTCCTAGAAAGGACAGAGTTTTGCTTTCCCAGACCCTTACAAAAGCTTTTACTCTTTCTTCATTCGGAATAGATCTTTCAGACCGAGCAGTATACGATTTTTTGCCAAAAAGCCTTTCAAAAGACACCTATGATTTTGTGGACACAATGTCTATTTCACTTTCAGGAAAACCTATGAAGGAGACCTCAGCTCAACGTATCCTGTATGGCAGTAATTTTGTAAGGGATAGTATTACTCAGGAGCAGTTTGATGTCATGATAGGTAAAATGGAACCGAAAAAATCCCAGTCTACAGAATCTATCCTTGCCTCAATCCTTCCGTATCATCTTCATGCTTCTCTTCAGGCAAGAATGACCAGAGTTACTCAGCCGTTTGCATCCCTGGAAAGGCTTGCAACAAATGATGTAAATGATTCTCAGGGTTATCCCAGAAAAGGCTTAAAAGCCCTGCTCAACGCCATTCTTTACTCACTTCCGGAAACTGTGGAAATCAAAACGGAATGTGAGGTTAAATCCGTCCTTGTACAGGACGGAAAGGTTTCAGGCGTGGAAGCCGATGAGATATATAACTCTGAACTTGTTGTCTACACAGGTTTTGCAACCGAGCTTCCCATGCTGATAAGGGATCTTCCCACAGAGTATATTAAAGACCTCAAGGGAATTGTTCATAGTAAAAGCCTGACAATTTGGCTTGGACTTGAAAAAGAGTTTCCCAATTTCAACTACACAGGCTCAGAGATCTGGTTCAAGGATTTTGCCTATTGGGCAACTCCTATAAGTAACTATGATCCTTCGCTTGCTCCAAAGAATAAGCAGCTTATAGGCTTTTCCTTCGTGATCGATGAAAATAAAAGTGAAGAAGAGGAGACAAAAAAAGCCTACGATACAATTTTCCATGCCCATCCGAACATTGAGAAATATATCGATATGCAGCACGAACAGATAATGGTCCCAGAAAAAGCTGCAGTCGCAATTAATGGAAAGTTTGCAGATATTCGAACTCCTGTTCGAAACCTCTATGTAGTGGGTACCGATACTGATAAACGCAGCATGGGAATTACCCGAGCTTCGTATTCGATTATCGAGCTCCTGAAGATTCTCAATGAGGATGAGAATCTTCACTAA
- a CDS encoding shikimate kinase: MNITLIGMAGAGKSTIGRALAKRLGYTFIDVDHLIREKTGMPLQTLIDKEGDLAFIRFEEEAILRLEQVDRSVISPGGSVIYSEKAMTHLKTISKIIFLDTAFRSIAKRLPNARKRGIVGLRDRSLKELFEERMVLYQKYADFSIKLNGKENIQEITEKIIELCFEENT, translated from the coding sequence TTGAACATTACATTAATCGGCATGGCAGGAGCGGGAAAAAGTACTATAGGGAGAGCACTTGCTAAGCGCCTTGGATATACTTTTATCGATGTGGATCATCTGATAAGGGAAAAAACAGGAATGCCCCTCCAGACTCTGATCGATAAAGAGGGAGATCTGGCTTTTATCAGGTTTGAAGAAGAAGCCATTCTAAGGCTCGAGCAGGTGGATAGGAGCGTTATTTCTCCTGGTGGGAGTGTAATTTATTCCGAAAAAGCCATGACTCACTTAAAAACAATTTCAAAAATAATTTTTCTGGACACTGCATTCAGAAGCATTGCCAAAAGGCTTCCCAACGCAAGAAAAAGGGGCATAGTAGGACTCAGGGATAGGAGCCTGAAAGAACTTTTTGAAGAAAGAATGGTTCTATATCAGAAATATGCCGATTTTTCAATAAAGCTCAACGGAAAAGAAAATATTCAAGAAATCACTGAAAAGATCATTGAACTCTGTTTTGAGGAGAATACCTGA
- a CDS encoding histidine phosphatase family protein, which produces MGHLILVRHGEPGLKPEERLAGWVDISLSRKGIEEALQCAAELEKFELDLAFASNLVRTQETLFLILSGQKKTGVVVHEKMENEGNPGKTNWYSYPEKLGEKLIPIYFTPSLNERYYGKLQGRKKQKMEEKYGAEKLASWRWNFQPGPPEGESLKVVYERAVPYFKEKILPAVNAGKNVLVCAHQGSLRALVKHIEGISDEDIRKVRFSTGELAIYRYSEGKLIRENAEISSENKKNL; this is translated from the coding sequence ATGGGTCATCTTATACTTGTAAGGCATGGAGAACCTGGACTAAAGCCCGAAGAAAGGCTTGCCGGTTGGGTGGACATTTCTCTCAGCAGGAAAGGGATAGAAGAGGCTCTTCAGTGTGCAGCAGAGCTTGAAAAATTCGAGCTGGACCTTGCTTTTGCCTCAAACCTTGTCCGAACGCAGGAAACTCTTTTCTTAATATTATCCGGGCAGAAGAAAACAGGTGTTGTCGTCCATGAGAAAATGGAGAATGAAGGAAATCCAGGGAAAACGAACTGGTACTCTTATCCTGAAAAACTAGGCGAAAAACTTATCCCGATTTATTTCACGCCTTCTTTAAATGAACGTTACTACGGGAAGCTGCAGGGAAGAAAAAAGCAGAAGATGGAAGAAAAATACGGAGCCGAAAAACTTGCTTCCTGGAGGTGGAACTTTCAGCCAGGCCCACCTGAAGGAGAAAGTCTCAAAGTCGTGTATGAACGTGCAGTACCTTATTTCAAGGAGAAAATCCTGCCTGCTGTAAATGCAGGAAAAAATGTGCTGGTCTGTGCCCACCAGGGCAGTTTGAGGGCTCTGGTCAAACATATAGAAGGGATTTCCGATGAGGATATCAGGAAAGTCAGGTTTTCCACAGGCGAGCTTGCAATATATCGGTATTCTGAAGGCAAGCTAATTCGGGAAAACGCTGAGATAAGCTCCGAGAATAAAAAGAACCTCTGA
- a CDS encoding HD domain-containing protein, whose product MKTLKHKRLEKDLRPEPLPLEDLYSIYEIERSHADNVARNALKLFDILASIHGLKPEMRNLVETAALVHDIGVKTDFENHHKTGRNILLLHPPLEVPERLRPVIAWTAFLHKKSAGKEKIEKLKEKNFEKMPEDLQELTLKVAALIRLADALDYSRMESRLGKVTFGKCSIRFELEGQGAVTDAERMEKKGDLWHLLYNIRLEFRSSPKM is encoded by the coding sequence GTGAAAACATTGAAACATAAAAGACTTGAGAAAGACCTTCGTCCTGAGCCGTTGCCTCTGGAGGATCTCTACAGTATTTATGAAATTGAACGCAGCCACGCCGATAACGTGGCCAGGAACGCTCTTAAGCTCTTTGACATTCTTGCTTCTATACACGGACTGAAACCCGAAATGAGAAACCTGGTAGAAACAGCTGCTCTTGTCCACGATATCGGAGTAAAAACCGATTTTGAGAATCATCATAAAACAGGAAGGAACATTTTACTCCTTCACCCGCCTTTAGAGGTGCCTGAAAGACTCAGGCCTGTTATTGCCTGGACGGCTTTCCTGCATAAAAAGAGTGCAGGCAAAGAGAAAATTGAGAAACTTAAAGAAAAAAATTTTGAGAAAATGCCTGAAGATCTTCAGGAGCTTACCCTTAAAGTAGCTGCCCTTATCCGGCTTGCCGATGCCCTTGATTATAGCAGGATGGAAAGCAGGCTTGGAAAAGTTACCTTCGGGAAGTGCAGTATCAGATTTGAGCTCGAAGGGCAGGGAGCTGTAACTGATGCGGAAAGAATGGAAAAAAAAGGTGATCTCTGGCACCTTCTATACAATATCCGGCTTGAGTTCAGGTCTTCACCGAAGATGTAA
- a CDS encoding HEAT repeat domain-containing protein gives MSEQPEIHNKTFSQVSDDRIKAVKQLGTFFEVLPDRRQAFEDLLRLCSDEDDAVREEAVNSLIMIFLNVPDKKLVWDKFVNLTAYPVESVMITAASALVSIFSLMPDKNKAWEDIVGLINSRSSMEDVNREIVSSFQYLIKEVPDKVQVWKDLLKMGTSEHSYVREKSTLLLSLVFPELVDEEKEKAWNEVLELASESADEKVREQAARTLGIIYTQMPDEMKDETLETLMELAVSGNPEVQKESLLALPSVFSHLPDKKTAWDDILRLTEDENEYIRRQAINALVFIFPEMPDKIKIWADFLNLAKSRDDYVRNMAADALVSLFPGLDNKDSRWEELLELSEDKDEAVQSTAVNISIKVFPHVFSRRETYSELVLLAETKDSPLLRKVADTLASVYPELCSIPEAGKGLEEIRTSNSGEQDKMEKSNSGKQDETWEKHESGGDNKLRKEGKFREKGKSGEKSSSVRIEEKRNKKPASGLFKNPVSDYSRPEVESKEHIQRKNTKDLFADYSLYTGKTQDSWNELLNLAGKEETGTGRNAADWLSEVFPEVEGKSTIFFDLVRLTESQDTQLRRKAAELLAAAFAYCENKQAAWNELVKLVSVEDREVRKGAILALSSGYKEVPDKEKAWKDLLSFSDHSDSFVQRAATRALGPSFFYMTDKTQAWRDLQALTDNPYVYVRRYAFRSLGRASFWRALRAENEATYIFGLKEAVNYFKEASEASIGPHIPEFYYPFYQALLFILFSDRPGIAKLESEQYLSKMTDEVKEQAESQKFLEIFEQFAGLLTRAGELSSGDLSGQKKILKASILLFDRFSSFFDNKEEEAIFAQKTVKKEKIVKKEYSNLGKALLERVEKKKASLTSDRKKNNF, from the coding sequence TTGAGTGAGCAGCCAGAGATACATAACAAGACCTTCAGTCAGGTTTCGGATGATAGAATAAAAGCTGTAAAGCAACTGGGGACTTTTTTTGAGGTTTTGCCTGACAGAAGACAGGCTTTTGAAGATCTGTTAAGGCTTTGTTCTGACGAAGACGATGCAGTCAGGGAAGAAGCCGTTAATTCTCTTATAATGATTTTTCTTAATGTGCCGGATAAGAAGCTTGTGTGGGACAAGTTTGTGAATCTGACAGCCTATCCAGTAGAATCCGTAATGATAACTGCAGCCAGTGCTCTGGTAAGCATATTTTCCCTTATGCCGGACAAAAATAAAGCGTGGGAAGACATTGTCGGGCTGATAAACTCCAGATCAAGCATGGAAGATGTTAACAGGGAAATCGTCAGCTCGTTTCAGTATTTAATAAAAGAAGTCCCTGATAAGGTGCAGGTGTGGAAGGATCTGCTTAAAATGGGAACATCAGAACATTCTTATGTACGGGAGAAATCGACTTTGCTTTTGAGCCTTGTTTTTCCTGAACTGGTGGATGAAGAAAAAGAAAAAGCCTGGAACGAAGTACTTGAACTGGCTAGCGAATCTGCGGATGAAAAGGTAAGGGAGCAAGCCGCCCGGACTCTCGGAATTATTTACACGCAAATGCCAGATGAGATGAAGGATGAAACCCTTGAGACTCTAATGGAACTTGCAGTATCAGGAAACCCTGAGGTCCAGAAAGAATCCCTTCTGGCTTTACCCTCGGTTTTTTCTCATCTCCCTGATAAAAAAACGGCTTGGGACGACATCCTCAGGCTTACAGAAGACGAGAATGAGTATATTCGAAGGCAGGCTATCAATGCCCTGGTTTTTATCTTTCCTGAGATGCCGGACAAAATAAAAATATGGGCTGATTTCCTGAACCTGGCAAAATCCAGAGATGATTATGTCAGGAACATGGCCGCTGACGCTCTTGTATCCTTATTTCCAGGGCTGGATAACAAAGACTCACGATGGGAGGAACTCCTCGAACTTTCTGAAGACAAGGACGAAGCCGTGCAGAGTACAGCGGTTAACATTTCCATTAAGGTATTTCCACACGTTTTCTCCAGGAGAGAGACATATTCCGAGCTTGTACTCCTGGCTGAAACCAAGGATAGTCCTTTGCTCCGAAAGGTTGCGGATACACTTGCTTCTGTTTATCCAGAGTTATGCAGTATACCTGAGGCAGGCAAGGGGTTGGAAGAGATAAGAACAAGTAATTCCGGAGAGCAGGATAAAATGGAGAAAAGTAACTCTGGAAAGCAGGATGAAACGTGGGAAAAGCATGAGTCAGGAGGAGATAACAAACTCCGGAAAGAAGGTAAATTCAGAGAAAAAGGAAAATCAGGAGAAAAAAGTAGCAGTGTCCGGATTGAAGAAAAAAGAAACAAAAAGCCTGCTTCTGGCCTATTTAAAAATCCTGTCTCTGATTATTCCAGGCCTGAAGTAGAGAGCAAAGAGCACATACAAAGAAAAAATACGAAGGACTTGTTTGCTGATTATTCCCTATATACAGGCAAAACACAGGATAGCTGGAACGAACTCCTTAACCTGGCCGGAAAGGAGGAGACAGGCACCGGAAGGAATGCTGCAGACTGGCTTTCGGAAGTCTTTCCAGAGGTTGAGGGAAAATCCACAATTTTTTTCGACCTTGTGAGGCTTACTGAAAGCCAGGATACTCAGCTCAGGAGGAAAGCTGCAGAACTTCTTGCTGCTGCTTTTGCCTATTGTGAAAATAAGCAGGCAGCCTGGAACGAGCTTGTAAAGCTTGTATCAGTTGAAGATCGGGAAGTTAGGAAAGGAGCGATTCTTGCCCTCTCTTCAGGCTATAAAGAAGTGCCGGATAAAGAAAAAGCCTGGAAGGACCTATTGAGTTTTTCCGATCATAGCGATAGTTTTGTTCAAAGGGCTGCAACACGGGCCCTTGGACCTTCTTTTTTTTATATGACTGATAAAACCCAGGCCTGGAGAGATCTGCAGGCGCTTACTGACAATCCGTACGTTTATGTCCGAAGGTATGCTTTCCGTTCGCTTGGAAGAGCTTCTTTCTGGAGAGCACTAAGGGCGGAAAATGAAGCTACTTATATTTTCGGGCTGAAAGAAGCCGTCAATTACTTTAAAGAAGCATCCGAAGCCTCTATTGGCCCCCATATTCCGGAATTCTATTATCCTTTTTATCAGGCCCTATTATTCATTCTTTTCAGTGACAGGCCTGGCATAGCAAAGCTTGAAAGTGAGCAATACCTTTCAAAAATGACAGATGAAGTCAAGGAGCAGGCTGAAAGTCAGAAATTCCTCGAGATCTTTGAACAATTCGCAGGGCTTCTCACACGTGCAGGAGAATTATCCTCTGGAGATCTTTCAGGTCAGAAAAAGATACTTAAAGCTTCAATTCTACTTTTTGACCGATTTTCAAGCTTCTTTGATAACAAAGAAGAAGAGGCCATTTTTGCCCAAAAAACCGTGAAAAAAGAAAAGATTGTGAAAAAAGAGTATTCAAACCTTGGAAAAGCTCTTCTTGAGCGGGTTGAGAAAAAGAAGGCATCCTTAACAAGCGACCGTAAAAAAAATAATTTTTGA